In the genome of Fulvivirga maritima, one region contains:
- a CDS encoding DUF6089 family protein has product MKRFFTIAICLIFYLVSIQDGNAQIRSRKVKRNNKRMTSYRGKKNTFGNKRYNYVGISVNAFNYFGDLSPLPDRVSTDFSATKPGIGIFFGRRFGPRYSLRASFTYGTVSGSDYESADPNDENAKFRYIRNLHFRNRIKELTVVAVFDLLENESTYINRVQFTPYVFGGVTVFHHNPQAYVPEESGLDEAGTWVDLQPLGTEGQNADLLPGDQNEGIEPYSRIQVAIPLGIGFRYRLNQVIDISIETGMRYLFTDYLDDVSRNYVNPDRFTGDDAALARYMSDLSRVSTGGSTNELRDLSNPNIAEIYNNTIDVNGEQKIRGYGSESPTNIRGNRNDNDLYFVSSFKVAFIIGATYRRAKFR; this is encoded by the coding sequence ATGAAGAGATTTTTTACTATTGCCATCTGCCTAATTTTTTATCTTGTCTCAATTCAAGATGGTAATGCTCAAATCCGAAGTAGGAAGGTCAAGCGCAATAACAAGCGAATGACTAGTTATAGGGGGAAGAAAAACACATTTGGCAATAAAAGGTACAACTATGTGGGTATTTCTGTAAATGCCTTTAATTATTTTGGAGACCTGTCTCCTTTACCAGATAGAGTAAGTACTGATTTCTCTGCTACTAAGCCCGGTATAGGTATCTTTTTTGGACGTAGGTTTGGCCCTAGATATTCATTAAGAGCATCATTTACTTATGGTACCGTTTCTGGTAGCGACTACGAGTCTGCAGACCCTAATGATGAAAATGCTAAATTCAGATATATAAGAAACCTGCATTTTAGAAATAGAATAAAGGAACTTACTGTTGTTGCTGTTTTTGACTTATTAGAAAATGAATCTACCTATATAAATAGGGTGCAATTTACTCCCTATGTTTTTGGAGGGGTTACAGTATTTCATCATAATCCACAGGCATATGTTCCTGAAGAAAGTGGACTGGATGAGGCGGGCACTTGGGTAGATCTACAACCATTGGGTACCGAAGGTCAAAATGCTGATTTGTTGCCGGGAGATCAAAATGAAGGAATAGAACCATATAGCAGAATACAAGTAGCTATTCCATTAGGAATAGGGTTTAGATATAGACTTAATCAGGTGATTGATATTTCTATAGAAACGGGAATGAGATATTTGTTTACTGATTATTTGGATGATGTTAGTCGAAATTATGTGAATCCTGACAGATTTACCGGAGATGATGCCGCTTTAGCCAGATACATGAGTGACTTGTCTAGAGTGAGCACAGGAGGGTCTACTAATGAACTCAGAGATTTATCTAATCCTAACATTGCAGAAATATATAATAACACCATTGACGTTAATGGAGAACAAAAAATAAGAGGTTACGGGTCAGAGTCTCCAACTAATATTAGGGGCAATCGCAATGATAATGACCTTTACTTCGTTAGCTCTTTTAAGGTGGCCTTTATAATAGGTGCTACTTACAGAAGAGCTAAATTCAGATAG